From the genome of Candidatus Zixiibacteriota bacterium, one region includes:
- a CDS encoding DedA family protein: MYLALLVTSFVAATIVPLSSEVIFVIAIHFGYSPWLCIALAGLGNCAGTALNYVGGRYGGTYLVERWLKFDQQRLETYARKHKRYGVIFLLASWLPIVGDPITIYAGLVRWPFAQFAGIVFSTRVLRYVLVYWLISAAHLGQH, from the coding sequence ATGTACCTGGCGCTGCTGGTGACTTCGTTTGTGGCTGCGACGATTGTTCCGTTGTCGTCCGAAGTCATATTTGTCATCGCCATTCACTTTGGTTATTCGCCGTGGCTGTGCATCGCGCTGGCCGGCCTGGGAAATTGTGCCGGCACGGCGCTGAATTACGTGGGAGGCCGTTACGGCGGTACCTATCTGGTGGAGCGGTGGCTCAAGTTCGACCAGCAGCGGCTTGAGACTTACGCGCGCAAGCACAAGCGCTACGGAGTGATCTTTCTGCTGGCGTCGTGGCTGCCGATCGTGGGGGATCCGATCACGATTTATGCCGGCCTGGTGCGCTGGCCGTTTGCGCAGTTTGCGGGAATCGTCTTCTCGACGCGAGTTCTGCGCTATGTATTGGTCTACTGGTTGATTTCCGCCGCGC